The Oncorhynchus nerka isolate Pitt River linkage group LG15, Oner_Uvic_2.0, whole genome shotgun sequence genome contains the following window.
GGGGCACGGCGGTGGGGGCACGGAGGTGGGGGCACGGCGGTGGGGGCACGGAGGTGGGGGCACGGCGGTGGGGGCACGGCGGTGGGGAGGTGGGGGCACGGAGGTGGGGGCACGGAGGTGGGCACGGAGGTGGGGGCACGGCGGTGGGGGCACGGAGGTGGGGGCACGGAGGTGGGGGCACGGCGGTGCGGGCACGGAGGTGGGGGCACGGCGGTGGGGGCACGGCGGTGGGGCACGGAGGTGGGGGCACGGCGGTGGGGGCACGGAGGTGGGGGCACGGCGGTGGAGGCACGGCGGTGGGGGCACGGAGGTGGGGGCACGGCGGTGGGGGCACAGAGGTGGGGGCACGGAGGTGGGGGCATGGCGGTGGGGGCACGGAGGTGGGGGCACGGAGGTGGGGGCACAGCGGGACTCAGTGAATTAGATGAAGCCTTCATTCACACGCACACAATGGGAGTGTTGTCGGATAGGCGGAAACCAAAGACTTCGGCGATATACTTGGCCTTGTCTTGTCTGGAACCCGCCGTCATCGCTGTGTggatttgtgtgtgcgtgtgcaaatGTCCTTTCCAGTGGACTTTCTTTTTGCTTCCAACAACAAACATTGTTTTATTGATTAAACAAACTCCCTCGGCACAAGAACATTTGTGTTTTATTGAACCCTGGAGACTTGTGATTGAGAGTACAGTGGTAATGTATGAAAATATGTATTGGTTTCTATGGCTCATGCAGAGGACAATGTGTGGGCTACTAGGCAGATTGTTGAAAGACAAGTATAGATGTTTTACGCAGTAACTTCTcagcagaggtgtgtgtgtggatgtttgGGAGTTCTTGGAACTGATTCAGCCAACTGATTGTCCCTCTTGTCCAttttctctcacctctcctctcccacatcCCACCCTtcacctcttcctccccctctttctcctccttcatcCATGCACTTCTCTTTCACTTCACAGGGATGAGAGCCTTATCGATCTTTTTCTTCCCCAGCCACCCACTCGCCCTCCAGAAAACTGTGCAAGTTTTGACTTCAAATGGAAAAAAACATCCCATTCTATCATAGATAATCCAGCTTGAATAGTCAATCACAGAGTCATTTGTGCCTATCTCGTTTGGGGGGAATATTCAATAATTTAGTGGAGCAATGGCTTTGAGCAGAGTTCATAGTAATGCCATTCAATCTGTTCCGTTTCCCTCCATCATCTACCTTAATGTCTGCCCTTAACACTGTTGTTGTCCAGATTCATGACCCTCTAAACCGGGTGCCTGTAAATACTTTTTGGGGGCCTTCAGGTCCTTCAGGTCTCTGCTGCAACTGAGTTAGAAGACGGAAGCTCATTCAATTCATTCAGCCAGTTCATCTTCCCAACGACGTTCAAGGCCAGCCTCTGTACATTTTCCCTCTAGGGCTGATCAACTATCTTGGGCCTCCCATGGTGCCAGTTTTGAGCTGTCGGCAGTGCTTCAGTTACACTGGGGTAAAGCCACTGTCACTGCCGGTGCTTGTGACAGCTTATGCTGAGCAAAGTCCTGAATGAACACAAGTTATTTTAGTTGTTTTGCAACCAACTGACTGCGCTCTTAACTGTCCAACTGGGATGACTTGGAACGTCCGAAATCATCCCTCGGGGTACGTTGTGGTATGTCTGCGGAAGGACTCCCACCACTCTGGCTGATCTATCGGAAGCGGACGCATCTTAAGAAAGACGCTCCAGTAGCCGAGGATGATCCCGCTGCTTTCTCTGGAACTTCTGGGCAGAGCAGAGTTGGCAGCGGCGACGGGCGAGAAAGCAGAACAAGGACTCCATTGAGGAGGGCTTGGTTGCCAGCGGCCCTTTGGCACCTCGCTCAGTGAGTCAGACTGCGCCAATTCAGGAGTGCACAAGGGGAGAGAGGCTGATCATCAGGGCACAAGGGGAGAGAGGCTGATCATCAGGGCACAATGGGAGAGAGGCTGATCATCAGGGCACAAGGGGAGAGAGGCTGATCATCAGGGCACAAGGGGAGAGAGGCTGATCATCAGGGCACAATGGGAGAGAGGCTGATCAATCAGGGCACAAGGGGAGAGAGGCTGATCATCAGGGCACAATGGGAGAGAGGCTGATCAATCAGGGCACAAGGGGAGAGAGGCTGATCATCAGGGCACAAGGGGAGAGAGGCTGATCATCAGGGCACAAGGGGAGAGAGGCTGATCATCAGGGCACAATGGGAGAGAGGCTGATCATCAGGGCACAATGGGAGAGAGGCTGATCAATCAGGGCACAAGGGGAGAGAGGCTGATCATCAGGGCACAAGGGGAGAGAGGCTGATCATCAGGGCACAAGGGGAGAGAGGCTGATCATCAGGGCACAAGGGGAGAGAGGCTGATCAATCAGGGCACAAGGGGAGAGAGGCTGATCATCAGGGCACAAGGGGAGAGAGGCTGATCATCAGGGCACAATGGGAGAGAGGCTGATCAATCAGGGCACAAGGGGAGAGAGGCTGATCATCAGCGCACAAGGGGAGAGAGGCTGATCATCAGGGCACAATGGGAGAGAGGCTGATCATCAGCGCACAAGGGGAGAGAGGCTGATCATCAGGGCACAATGGGAGAGAGGCTGATCAATCAGGGCACAATGGGAGAGAGGCTGATCAATCAGGGCACAAGGGGAGAGAGGCTGATCATCAGCGCACAAGGGGAGAGAGGCTGATCATCAGGGCACAAGGGGAGAGAGGCTGATCATCAGGGCACAATGGGAGAGAGGCTGATCATCAGGGCACAATGGGAGAGAGGCTGATCATCAGGGCACAAGGGGAGAGAGGCTGATCATCAGGGCACAAGGGGAGAGAGGCTGATCATCAGGGCACAAGGGTCTATTACATTAACGGAAAACATCTTAACATGCTCGCCAAAGTGAGACAGGGGAATGACCAAAACTCCTCTTGAGATTTTCTTATTATAAAAATGTTTTGGGTATCCTACGAGTTCAGTGAACCTTCTATTTCATTTGCTCTGGATAGGAATTGAGTATGTTACACTACTCGCACCTTTTTAATCGTGCAGTCGGCGTGTCACGAAGGAGCAAAGGAGCGTGTTACGGAGAGGAGCTGGCAGGTGTAGAGAAAAGCAAAGGGCCTTTGAGCACGACTGTCAGACTATTTTTAAGTGTGAGGGACTGAGGTTCAGCGCTGGCGCTCCATTTGACACAGAGGCTGAGGTCTGCCACACAGAAGACAAGCAAGCAAGGTTGCCCAGAACACAAACTAAAGCAAGTCAAGCCAAAACAGACCCAGGATGGAGTAGAACTAGGCTGTTTGAGCTGCATTGCCAACTCTATAGTCATagtgacagcacaaacagatctggccgCATGCCAGAGTGGGGAGTCATGAGTGGGGCAGTAAGTAGAAGGTTGGAAGGTACTTTGGACAGAGACGGATAAGGTCTAGACTTGTTAACTAGGTGAATTAACTTGAATGAAGTTAAATGAACATATTACTTGTTGGACACCAGAAGAAGTAAATAAACAACTCATTTGTAAGCCTTATAGCGTAAATAACAACACACACTTACTGTCAAACTTTCTCAGAAGAGGTACTTATTTGTAAGCCCTATAGCAGAAATTAAAACTTTATTTGACCTGTCTTTgctttggtcacacacacacacacacacacacacacacaaatacacacacacacacacacacacacacacacacacacacacacacacacacacacacacacacacacacacacacacacacacacacacacacacaaacacacacaaacacacacacacaaatacacacacacacacaaatacacacacacacacacacacacacacaaatacacacacacacacacaaatacacacacacacacacaaatgtacagtcaaaCTTTCTCAAATGCTTGCTCTCACTAGTTGACAACACCATCAGCAAGGCTAATTGGGGGAGAGAACTGCATCACAATGGCTGTCAGAAAGAACAGAAGAACAAGACTCTCGAGTGCGTCTGAAAACCACTTGGCTATAATTTCCTTTTTGCCTCTTCCCTTTTGACCATTTCCTGCCACTGCGTACCTGACGAACTTGAGGAAATGTCTGACATCCGCTTTCACAACAAACACTTGTCTCATTACACAATTGGATTGTGTGATGTCTGTTTCtgcataacatgacataacattcATCTTTTTAAAAAATTTCACAAATACTTTTGTTTCCATATTAGCATTGTTTTTTTAGGAGTCCAATTTTTGAAGAAAAAATATTGATCCAAGTTAGAGCACATTATTGCATCCCATCATCAAATGAAATCATGTTTAATCTATCGTAATCAACATCTATTTCCCTCAATACGGCCCTGCTGCGGCCTGCGTAGGCTGATCGACATTCAATGTCATACGCCTTCAGGGCCAGACATTCACTCTCTCTGCAGTTCATTCCTAACTGTAAGAAATCTGAATCTGATGCTTTGCCAGCGTGAGGACAATTTAGCAT
Protein-coding sequences here:
- the LOC135559826 gene encoding uncharacterized protein LOC135559826, translated to MKASSNSLSPAVPPPPCPHLRAPTAMPPPPCPHLCAPTAVPPPPCPHRRASTAVPPPPCPHRRAPTSVPHRRAPTAVPPPPCPHRRAPTSVPPPPCPHRRAPTSVPTSVPPPPCPHLPTAVPPPPCPHLRAPTAVPPPPCPHRRAPTAVPPPPCPHRRGPTAVPPPPCPHRRAPTAVPPPPCPHRRAPTAVPPPPCPHRRAPTSVPPPPCPHRRAPTSVPTSVPPPPCPHLRAPTSPPPCPHRRPHLRAPLRAPTAVPPPVFTNTTTSARSQLQGLKVPW